One genomic region from Streptomyces sp. Li-HN-5-11 encodes:
- a CDS encoding amino acid permease: MTHTGHVTPVPPGPPITARGDRQPTGELARSLTHRQTTMIGLGCALGTGLFLGSGSAIGIAGPAVILSYIAGAVLVAIIARVLGAMTIVHPVRGTFGTIAQLYLGPWAGFLVRWLFWAGTTVAIGGEVVAAAIYIRYWWPQAPMLLLIAAVAALVLGVNIVSVRSFGFAEFWLSSVKVTAVVVFIAAGLLLVFVGLPHTPAAGLGNLTSHGGFFPHGPQAVWAALSVVMFAFVGFETTSISAAETTDPTRSIRTAMRALVWRLGLFYILSIGIIVTLVPWRDTAGGDGTITGSPFVRVFSQIGIPAAASLTNAIVLIAAISSANAQLYAASRFLHSLGHDRCAPAALARVDTRGVPVRALVVSAAGIVAAALLAAFGVDSVFNVLVSVAIFSVLLVWLLILASYLAFRRSDTPATGQGLRVWGGAWTAWAGIAGVLAVAATAAVVPVMAQAAWVGTGFTLALLLVYALRVRHVVNRHTTAAPSEEAVDV; encoded by the coding sequence ATGACCCACACCGGCCACGTGACGCCCGTCCCGCCGGGACCGCCCATCACCGCACGCGGTGACCGGCAGCCCACGGGCGAGCTCGCCCGTTCGCTCACCCACCGCCAGACCACCATGATCGGTCTCGGCTGTGCACTGGGCACCGGCCTCTTCCTGGGATCCGGCTCGGCCATCGGCATAGCCGGCCCCGCCGTGATCCTGTCCTACATCGCCGGCGCGGTACTCGTCGCCATCATCGCCCGGGTACTGGGCGCGATGACCATCGTCCATCCCGTGCGCGGCACCTTCGGGACCATCGCCCAGCTCTACCTCGGCCCGTGGGCGGGCTTCCTCGTCCGGTGGCTGTTCTGGGCCGGGACGACGGTGGCCATCGGCGGCGAGGTGGTGGCGGCGGCGATCTACATCCGCTACTGGTGGCCGCAAGCCCCCATGCTCCTGCTCATCGCGGCCGTCGCCGCCTTGGTGCTGGGGGTCAACATCGTCAGCGTCAGGTCCTTCGGCTTCGCGGAGTTCTGGCTCTCGAGCGTGAAGGTGACCGCGGTGGTGGTGTTCATCGCCGCGGGTCTGCTGCTGGTGTTCGTCGGGCTGCCGCACACACCGGCCGCCGGACTGGGAAACCTCACTTCCCACGGCGGCTTCTTCCCGCACGGACCTCAGGCCGTCTGGGCGGCCCTGTCCGTCGTGATGTTCGCCTTCGTGGGCTTTGAAACCACCTCCATCTCGGCGGCGGAGACGACCGACCCCACACGGTCCATCCGCACCGCGATGCGCGCGCTCGTCTGGCGCCTGGGACTCTTCTACATCCTGTCCATCGGCATCATCGTCACCCTGGTGCCGTGGCGGGACACCGCAGGCGGCGACGGGACCATCACCGGCAGCCCGTTCGTCCGCGTCTTCAGCCAGATCGGCATCCCTGCCGCCGCCTCACTGACCAACGCCATCGTGCTGATCGCGGCGATTTCCTCGGCCAACGCCCAGCTCTACGCGGCCAGCCGCTTCCTCCACTCGCTCGGCCACGACAGATGCGCCCCCGCTGCGCTGGCCCGTGTGGACACCCGCGGGGTCCCGGTGCGGGCCCTGGTGGTCTCCGCCGCCGGCATCGTCGCGGCAGCCCTGCTCGCCGCATTCGGGGTCGACAGCGTCTTCAACGTGCTGGTCTCCGTCGCCATCTTCTCCGTCCTCCTGGTGTGGCTGCTGATCCTCGCCTCCTATCTCGCCTTCCGTCGCTCCGACACCCCGGCGACGGGGCAGGGCCTGCGGGTATGGGGCGGGGCGTGGACGGCCTGGGCCGGCATCGCGGGTGTGCTGGCGGTTGCCGCGACCGCCGCGGTGGTTCCCGTGATGGCGCAGGCCGCATGGGTCGGCACCGGCTTCACCCTCGCCCTGCTGCTGGTGTACGCCCTCAGGGTGCGCCACGTGGTGAACCGCCACACGACGGCCGCGCCTAGCGAGGAGGCCGTCGATGTGTGA